The Dreissena polymorpha isolate Duluth1 chromosome 10, UMN_Dpol_1.0, whole genome shotgun sequence genome includes a region encoding these proteins:
- the LOC127847531 gene encoding uncharacterized protein LOC127847531 yields MATSFLLTVALVICLCAGYSAAIKCYACPMDDTTCRDPFDTRNRTLVDNCTQCMKTKGEQYDKIVERSCVTDVLVDSNCKKDKKWDVDVTICRCSSDKCNGALSSYFTMATILSPLLMFATHVL; encoded by the exons ATGGCGACCAGCTTCTTGTTGACCGTCGCTCTTGTGATTTGTCTTTGTGCAG GATACAGCGCAGCAATTAAATGTTACGCCTGCCCCATGGATGATACGACCTGTCGGGACCCGTTTGACACACGCAACCGCACGTTGGTGGATAACTGCACACAATGCATGAAAACAAAAGGGGAACAGTATGACAAAA TCGTGGAGCGCAGTTGTGTAACGGACGTGTTGGTCGATTCCAACTGCAAAAAAGATAAAAAGTGGGATGTCGACGTGACTATCTGTCGTTGTAGCTCAGATAAGTGCAACGGAGCCTTATCCTCCTACTTCACCATGGCAACCATTCTTTCCCCGCTTCTGATGTTTGCTACACATGTTCTGTAA
- the LOC127847530 gene encoding uncharacterized protein KIAA1958-like produces MSKSESKEIHHIEPTLLDEYLATFLLSLKKSNGTDFEPSSLRGIIASVDRYLKRHRYGCSVMTGTGAQFALTRDTYNAKKKSLKKQGMGNRPREAHPLSDTDIDLLWEKGILGTESPKALLNTIWLNNCLHFGLRGTTEQYNLR; encoded by the exons ATGTCAAAATCTGAATCAAAAGAAATccaccacatagaaccaactcttcttgatgagtatttggccactttcctgttgtcccttaaaaagtcaaatggcacagattttgaaccaagctccctccgtggcatcatcgctagtgttgacaggtacctgaaacgacatcgctatggatgttcagtcatgacagggactggagcccaatttgcactcacaagggacacctacaatgcaaagaaaaaaagtcttaagaaacag ggtATGGGAAACCGTCCTAGGGAGGCCCATCCGCTGAGTGATACCGACATCGATCTGCTCTGGGAGAAGGGGATCCTTGGCACCGAGTCTCCGAAGGCCTTGTTAAATACAATCTGGTTGAACAACTGCCTTCATTTTGGCTTGCGAGGAACAacggagcaatacaatttgcggtaa